CACAATTACTCTTAACAAATGTTGCTTTCTGTTGGAGACGCTGAGACCATGGCGTCTTTGAACAAGTGTAGCTGCTTTGGATCAATGATAAGATggcttttgtaaaaaaaaaaaaaaagaaaaaaaaagtgaaatgtgtcgGTTCACCCCTCATCAGAGTGATTAATCACTGTACTGTTTAGGTGCAAACTCTCAGGTATTGAGTGTAGACATTTTCATAACAGTTCCTGTCCTTGTCAGCACATGACCTGTGGCCAATAGTGACTCTGAGCAGCAATCCAACGAGACACACTTTTTTACATTAGAAACAAAGGCATCAACTCTGATTGTTCAGATCTCATATAGAACACTCCTATTTGTTCCCTGTGTAACTGTCATCTCTAGACTGCCTCTTAAATCTGTCCCTTGTCAAAACACATGACTGTGCTGCCATCATGTGGTTTGAGCACATCTCTCCAGCCTCTAACACACACGATTTAAagattttccttttaaacaGAACAGTATGAATTTACACACTAAGGAAAAATGGTTTATATGTCATGAGAATCATATACTACCAATGCACCAGTGTAAttgtaatgttttcatcttCATCCTTTTGTGTCAcaggccaaaagcaaacacctactgtattgtattttagCAATACCAACCAAtacattttacctttattttttacctgtttgaaaatacaaataaaaacctgaaacTCAAGCTTTTCTTAATActggtgatttattttgaagggtCTCACCGGAAGTTTCTGTCGTATCACTGATACACCTGCCGCAGGTCCAAATAACCGCACGTGTCGTGACGTGTCAGTGCCTACAGTTACTCGCCAGGCGCGGTCTTCTGTCTGCATTTAAGTGTCAACTTGTTAAACTGTGACGAGAAATATTGTGTTGTGTCGGTGTTGACGCGCAGTAACTATAGCAACAGTAAACTTCCCCTCAGCGGTTACGCGCCTCCTCAGCTTGTTGACCGAAGTCCAAAGGTAAATCTTACTAATGTTTGATAGAATATAACCAACACTAACAGAGTTTATTATTCGACACTGCGTCTTGAGATCCCACCTATTCTGAATGGTGAGATTACGAGATTGTCCATCATTCATGTCAAACTGTCAGTTGAAAGTTAGCTAAACTGCCTCAATTTAATAAATAGCCTGAATATTATAGATTGTAAATGAAGTTTGGCCTTAAGTCGTGGCTGGGTTTTGAAACCTTTGCtgtactgctttttttttcctttttgttcttttacaaGTCAGACTTTTGAATCATTGATTAACAGTAATATATTCAAGTCACAAAGCCCGTGTGTCTGTACTGttatccccccccaaaaaaaaaatctttgaaaacaTGGCTAACTTTAGTGAACCATTGACTTGCCCTGGGGACATTTTCAGACTCCTGTATTCATCTAGAACACATACATTACACAAATACATCACGTTTCAGCACCAGAGAAGCAAGCTAAGTGGCTAACATCAACAGCAATGTAAGAGCTAACCTAACTACACACCACTATCACGAAATTATAACCTTTATAATCAGTTTCCGATAGGGTGTTTATAGGTTAAAAAGTCTatgtaaacatttaatcagGTTCAGTATATTATAAAAGGAGTAGAGGGTTCATTACATCATTCACTGCCAGCcagtctgctccttttatccttttaccccaaaaaacagattgtgtatatatatttatattgtatagttatattttctactttttaaaatagtttatattgttaatttgttatattttcacttaatagttatttgatgcatgcaccaatatcatCACaacaaattccttgtatgtgtaaaatcttacttggcaataaagctttttctgattctgattctgattctgattaacaagagcaggagggagaatTTGGTGGCAGCCATCTTAGTTCGTTGAACAATATGGCAACTCCAAATGTAgctaatttaaaatatttgctATACACCTGATATTTCTATTCTTGTTTGACAGTACCTAAATGAgaaattgaaaatgtcttttaaactgAGCTGAGTGTGGTTGAATAAGCAGTAGGTTTAAAATTACTACATTACAACTTGTCTATGCTATGGTAGCTGTTAGCTGTGACAGTCACCTGCCATCATTAAGGAATCAAAGAGCTAGTGTTAGGTATTATTGCACTGGCAGGAGCCATTTAGCTTAATTATTTCCTTGTTGGAAAATGTTACATATATTTAGAAACGCATTTTAAATGGTGGGGAGTTTTGTTGAATAAACTGGAAGTTTACAATTATTTCTATCTTCACAAAACAGGGGTATGCTAGGTTAGCGGTTAGCTAATACAGGCATGACTCAAATAGCCAATTAGCTGTTTTCACTAATGCTAATGCTGTCACTAGCAAAAATATTCTTATGTTAATGAAGAATGGGGAATTCGTGAGGCGCAAAATGCTTGAACTTAAGAATAGTTCAATAATTCCTGAGagtttgttctttatttatttatttattttttcagtttttccaaaaAGACCAAAGAAACAATCCTACTTGataaaaaggcaaagaaaaagctagcagagggagagaggactATTGATCTCTCTACATGAGTATTCACATAGACATATTGACTTATAAATGTCAGACACATTCATCACAAATAATACCTGTATTGACTTTCAGCATCTATATTAtttgttccagctgctctgtcaCACTTTTGAGAGGCTCtaatacaaaataatatcaTGATCGGTCATTCTTCTCATTAACGAAGCCTTTTAGTTTATTCCCATTTCACTTTGGCATGTTTATGTGATAAATAATCCACCTGTAATATATTTTGCAGCTGGCTACATTCAGATGAAGACACTCTTGGTATTGGGGAGTTGCATACAAGCTTGAGTGAGTACCGTCCAGCGATGTCTGCGGAAATACCCATAGAGAAAGCATACCAGAGGACATGCGTGGACTCAGATCAGTCAGTTCAGTCTTCTGCAACTCTAACGGCCATTTCTGCAGTCAGTGCCGTGGAGCGCCAAGGAGAAAGATTGAAACCATTCCCTGCTGCTTCCAACTAGGGTGCTGAAGCTGTAAAGACTGTTTATCAGACTGTGCAACAGGTGAGTAGGAAGGAAGAGTCCATCAGTATTTTCGCTTGTTGTCTCAGCATTTGTGGTACAGAAACAATGGAGctttaaaacaggaaaacatttcatgCAAAGGCTGgatttttgtatatatttagaAGTGATGTAAGGACTTGTTTTACTCAGCACTGTTTCATGTCAGCCTTTAGTTTAGTTCCTTTTATTACCACTAGGCAGCAGTAGAATATCAGTTTATCGTTTCTCCTGTAAAGCATCTGAAACTAGTCATTACAACATATCCTGTTATTTTATTGGTCAAGTTCTTAAAGTTTGTCTTTTGGCAGGCTCCAGATGACCCATATGAAGTGGCTCAGCAGCAGATTGAGCTGATCCACAAGGTTCTGCAGGAGCAGAGTAAACTGATGACTCTTCTAGAAAGAGGTCAGTGTTGGACTGCACACGCAAACTGTTGAGGGCtgcataaaaaacatacatttcctCATTAGCTGCAGCGTCACGTGTGGGCAGTGGTTACTTGTTGTAAGTGGGTTCAGttagggctgcatgatatgTGAAACGTCTACTTTGTGACATTTTAGTCATTACATCACGCACAAGGTTATATTAAGTCAACATAAAGTAGAGAATCGCTTTCCGTGCTAATGCTAATAAACTTTATATGTATAGCACTTCTCATACAAGAAACACTTCTTGAAatgcttcatttaaaaaagacattgaaTGAACAGGGTTATTAGTCTACTTGACTCAGGATAGTGCTGTGACGTGGAGAGAGTCCCAGTTTACTGGACTGCCTTGGCTCAGGATTACTCTGGTTATCTTGTAACCAATAGTCTGTTGTCAGGCAGATGTCAGCACAAACGGTGCAGGTGATTTTAGTAAGGAGACCTTCAGTTTTtgtcctgtctctcctctgtacTTAATTAGAGATTCAGGTACCTATAGTCATGTAAAGCCATATGGGTTAgcatttattttctcagatATGCTCAACAGCTGTTTGCTCTCTCTTGGTCTCTTGGTCCATAGTTTcagtaaatatgtttaaaatatgGGTTGGTGATTTGGCCAAAAAAGTAATATCCAAATCTGTTTACTTGCTTACTCAATCTATAATCTAAATTGCAACTTTTCTTTCTCAATTTATTCAAACGACAGCCAGACTTGAAATAGCCAACAAATGTTCTCCATTTGCAACATTAAATAACAATATTGCATTAACAGtaattattcttttttgttACAAGCTTCTCATATGTTATACTGCTGGATATAATTCACATTGCATTATTTACAATACCTCACCCAAGGAAGAGCCACATGAAGTAATATGTCTGATCAGCATGACCATCATTTCGGCTAAACGTATGTTCATGTAGCACAAGTAGTGAAGACAAAAGTCAGTACACATATAGTATACCAGTCTCTGTGATTCAACTGAAAAGTCGCCCTGCCTTGAACTTCAGTCACAATCTGAAATCATCACATTACCAATCCCTAGTTTACAATTTTGCCTATAATATATACTCTATATATCAGGACACAGCAGTTCACAGCTCACTTGTTAAATGGAATAAATGTATGTTCTCAGAATAAATCCAGAGAAGCACTTCATGCAACATTGATATCTGATGTAAAGTAATCATCAGTCATAATCTAAATGCATCAAATCGTTTAGTGCCAACATCCTGGCCTACTGCTTTTACTACACTTACTGCAAAAATCAGTTTTTCCGCTTGGAATAAAGTATTTCTCAACAAACATGAACCTCAGCATGGCAGAGCAGATTCAGATTAGGAGATACCGATCATTAAGAttgtctctccgtctccttgtccttttgtgaatttgttttccaACTCAACACACATCGCTTGAGCTGATTTTCTTGAAACTGCTTTCAGTCTGTGGGTGAGACATTAAGCCATTACAGGCTTTAAAAATGCAGACAGGGCATCGAGCCAATCTGCAAGAAGGCtgtaacaaaaacactgatgtacaaagtatttttatgtttatgtttatgtttgactttgttgttgCTGGGATATTCCTTCTAGCCTCGACTTGACTGCCTCACCAGCTCACCAGTTGCAACGCCAATGCAGCCTGGCCTGACCTCACAAAATGAGAGGCTTATGTGTCTATTCACAGGGTCTCAGAGAGACACAGTATGACAGCAATATGTGGGAATATGCTGTTTCAGTTTGCCGTATTCAACTCATAACAGCTGATATTACATACACAACCTGAACGAACTGTAGCACCTTCCTGCAAAGGGGTGGAAAACGGAGCCTGAAGAGGCAGGGTGTGCAAAGTCAACAGTGTAAGATGGTACAGCAGGgatgtggtgtttgtttgggaTAACGTTACACCTTAATAAAAACAGGAATGTGGTTTCAAAGAGCTTTGCATGTTGATGCTTTGCATCAGTGTTAATGTTTAGCTGTTTACCTCTCAGACTCTCAGCTGTGTCACCTGCAttctgtgtatttatggaagCAATATACAGAGCTCCTCAGTCAGTACCTTCATTTATACAAATGATTGAATTTCATTAAGCAACATCACAAAATTGTATACAGTATGAACGAGGAAAGTTTCAAACATCCTCCCAGGTTGCTGTATTCCACTTGGGTTTGACATTTAGCTAGTGGTTGCTGAACATCATCTTTTACCGCTTAAAAGCAGTTTGCACTGATTATAAACGAAGATGGGAAGTGTAAATgcaaccacaagaaaaaaaaaaaaaaaagtcctttacCTTCTTGGAGCAATGGGACAGTGAAATGTGTGCACAGATCAGTTCACAATATGTTCCACCAAGTGAAACCACAATAAGAACAGGTACAACTGGTCTGAAGTACTGATGATGAACACAGATATTCAGAGTTTCCTGAGTGATGAATGACAGCTATGCAAACATTGTAAGGATAACCGTACTGTACAGCCCCTTCTAACAAGCTTCTATAAGGTATGTTGGGTTTCTGATACTGTACTGCTGAGTACCTTTTAGATAGTTAAGGACTCATAATATTCAGTAAAATGCAATCTCTCATCTCTTAAACGCCTGGTTTGaaataattacaataaatgaaaaagaaaacaataatattaaaaaaaaatatatatatataaaatatactatataaacatgcatcttaaacatacatttacatattacTCTTTGTCCTATAGCCCTCTTAATTATTTTGCATTGTGAATTTTACATTAGATCGGGCAGCAGATACGTAATATGAAGCCATACGAGTGGACTCTGTTAGTCCACTTAAATGCCCTGGCCTTTATTCCCACACTGgtgatttcagttatttttggCTGAACAACCCCGTTCACAGGTCTGTATGTAGATGTACAGACTGACACCTCCCTGATTTCTTCTCTGACTCATTTCTTTTGTAGCACCTATTTTTGGTGAGTAACTTGTGTGGGCCAGTCAGTAACTGAAAACAGTGCTCTTCAGTACTGAGGTTTTGTATGACACGTTATTGAGTATGGATTTCACATGGATTACAATGAGTAATACTGCAGCTGGACCTTTGCTGGCATGATTTGTGAGAAGtacaaaactgcatttaaatgatatagtctgaacattttcagtattAGTGCTTTACAACCCGGATTGCCAAAAGGGTGGGACGCTGTGTAAAACGTAAATCAAAACATAATGCAATCGTTATTAAAACAAACCACGACCGTATAATTAAAGTGCTCCTGAGCCCATGTTGTAATATCCTTTATACAATCACTGCCCCCAAGTTCAGCGGAATGTTTCTTTACCTGTACTGTGACAGACAGTGATCATGTAATACAACAACGATTGTTTTAGAGCAAAAATTATAACATAATACATAAAGtcttaaaacacttaaaatgatCTCAAGCCGGTTGCAATAAATACTTTGTTCTAAGCTTGTCTGCAGTAAATCTTATCTTTGACATATTGTCCCCCACAAAATTGAAATCTAAAAGATAACTGTGTGACACATGACTGTCCCACACATGTGCAAAGGGTTGGAGATGTGTTAATGTTCTGAGTCTTACAAGCGGCAACTACTTGTCGCAGATTCCATGTGGGCCTGCCAATCATGATACTGTATTCCTGGTACCAATGaatgtgtttacctgtggaatggTCCAAATAGGTGTTTTGGTGTCATTCcagtgtggaagtgtgtgtcttttgCTGCCCgtgtcccaacttgtttgaaacatgGCGCTGCCATCAAATTAAGAATTGACATTTATTCACAGTAATTTAATGAAGTTGATGTGGTAAAACTAAATTGTCTTTTATCCTATTTCAATCCAGTATATGACATTCTGTTTTATCTATGTTTTACACGTAGTCCTAACTTTTTTACTCTCCTTAAAAATAGATGATGGTTTAACCCTAACCGCAACTGATGGTAATGTCCCAAGGTGATAAACTGTAAGGTGGAGTTGCGATATCGGGTGCCATCGCTGTATCTGATGTGGTGAAGTAAATGTCGTTTCTCAGTACTACtcgacaaaacatttcaaggtATCCGTCTAATCTgccacacaaactgaaaacttcTGTGTGGGTGGACCAGTGGTTATACTTTACTGTCTGTGTTGCATTATGCTAAATAGATAACCTGTGCTTCTTCGGAGATAGTTACTATGATTACAGTTTAAGAGAAACAATCATCATTTCTCTATTATCGGCAAAATAATGGTTCTATTTccagatgttgttgtgtttgtatgtgtatttgatgttgttgttgttgttctgagtCCATAGTCACACTTAAGCAGTCTCTCTCGAAGAACCGCAGGACAGAAGCTGGTAATGTAAGCGTTTTTAAACCCCGAGTTACAGAAGCAGTAAACCAGTGGGTCCAGTAGGCAGTCCATGTAAGACAAAACCATCAGGCCATCGTAGACCTGAACCACGATGTCCTCTGCGGTCTGCCATTCTTTTAGCCTGACGCTCAGCAGCACCGCTCGGGCTATAGCACAAGGCAGGAAGCAGATGGAGAAGACGACGACAACAGACAGGACCACGCACACAGCCCTCCTCAGTTTGGTCTTTTCCCCCactgttttcttcctcagtcGGTTCACGATGTGCACAGTGCAGTAGACAAGGATGATGAAGGGGATGACGATCTGTATGAAGAAAAcgatctaaaaaaacaaacaaacaaaaaaacggaaAATAAGAGCGACTTTTAGGATGATGGCCAGTACAGCAAAATGAACTTTTATGTACATGCAAACGTTAAGTTGACTTTCCCCCTTCACTTTCCTGAGTTTCTGTTTAACTACTGATTAACCTGCTCCTTATTTTCTCAAGAAATTAACTACTTCCATggtagaataaaatgtttgaagatTTCGTAAATTGTAGTACTTTTATCTGACCAAAGCCAagcccaaagatattcagtctACTATCATAGAAAGCTATGAAAACCAGCAGATCTTCACACTTGGGGATTTTGTAGTacttttgtcattaaaatgttttacatgatgacagattaattttctgttgttcGATTTCTATTAGACTAAACATGTAAAGATACAGAGTTTAAGATGCCTGGACAAGTTTGTTCAGCTGCCTGTGGCAAGCCTTTTATCAGGGAACTAGGGGCATTAGATTAACCATTAAAGCTAACAAATAGTAATTACTGTCAACTttaaaggaagtgtgtgtgtgtgtgtgtgtgtgtgtgtgtgtgtgtgtttgtaggaaAAAGGATGTGTAAATAACTGTAGTTCTTATTAAGTGTTAGCGTTAGTGGGAACGGTTCTTCGATGACAGAGTCTATATTGGGCTGTTGTTTGTCCGTTCACTGTAATGAAATCAATTGAAGCATTTATGATTTTCataggtaatttttttttttttttttttttttaaatcaaatcgAATTCAAGTGAAGGACAGAAAACAATACCTCTCTGAAGGTGTCTGTTACATCATGGTAATAAGTCTCAACTTTGCGGCCGTGGCTGTTACAGCACTCAAAGGTCTTCACCATAGTGGGGATGGTGAGGGGCAACAGAAGAAGCCAGATGAAGATGGAGATCTGAGGCGATTTCTTCAGGATTTTGACAAAGTTCCTCCTTCCAAGATGGACCACGTTGAAATAGCGATCAATGGACAGGGTGATGAGGAAGGCGATGCTGGCCCCTCGGTTGAGAAACAGCATGAAGAGCATCGTCTTACACACCACATCATTCGAGCTGCGCCTCTGGTCGTGACGGTAGTGGTAGGCCTTGGCAGGAAGACAGGCCACCAGCAAGAAATCAGCAACCACAATATTGAAGAGGAAGATGGCTTTATTCTTCCAGAACTTGAACCTATAGAGGAAGTCATTGACAAAACAGCTGTTGTACTATTTGCTCAGCATCAAGAATAAGCAGAAGTGCAGACAGAAACTAACTCTATGTAGCTGATTctgttaatacatttatcataaACAACTACTGAAGTCACTCATTGAGCACTCTgcttaatgtttaaaacaggATTACTTAAGTAGGACCTTCCGGACAAAGGTTGGGATTTTTCTGTGGACAAATAGATTGGTGTTTTACTTTAGAAGTGTATGattatatttcagttttttgtatCCCATTGTCATTGGTTTTCTTCATGTGCTGTATATTTCAGAACAGCAGTGAGAGACAAGAAAACACGCAGGCTGAAGTTTGGCTGCTGGAAGCTTTTCCTGAGAGATTCTCAGAGATACTCATACCCACAACAGTACAGTATGTTCCTCGTTTAACGTGTTTCTGATTATCCATTTATTTTAGGATAGCACACGCACTgtagcttttgttttgtcacagtgAAAAGAGCCAATGAGTTCAATTAGAGTACACACAAGTAAAACGGCTATACATGTTTCCCATTTTAGAGTAGCGGCCTGAATTTACAGTGGACTTTGAATATccacagtgtttttgtcttattACTGCAATTGATATTGAAATTACATGTACGAATGTCATACTTAAATTACCCTCTTTAGGGGTGCTAACAAGTTTTTAAAGCTCAAGTTCAACATTGCTTTTTACGTTTTAGTGTAGAAATGTcctttacaaaaacacaaaacttatatattaattaaaaaGGGTTGTTTAATactgtctctttctttgtctaCTCACTGGAATAAGCTGGAATGTTTATTTCTTCCTTCAGTCAGTCATGAAACtacagtaaaagtgaaaatgtatCTAAATGATTATTAGATGAATCAAGACAAAACTTGGATTGGTCACTACTTCTATGTGaccattttaacatttgcataACTGACTTTTTGTCCAAGAACATTTTTCATCCAGTAGTAGTAGGTCAAAGGTATCACCATCTAACCACATCACCTTTCTGGTACTATGTATTAAAAGTGTGATTCAGTCACTGAGGCTAAATACCAGGACATTCACGTCAGCTGATGAGTCGTGCAAACATCAGTTATCAAGTTCAAGTTATCAGATCAGAATTACTCGATAGATTGCATATTGAAATTATTCCCGTCACCAGAATCATTACCTGACTTCTACCTCACTCTAATATACTGTAATTCATTTTACAGTggagtagtaaaaaaaaaatttaaattaggCAGTGACAGAAATTCACATTTCATCATacctgaagatgaagatgtagaGGACTGACAGGTTGAGAGGCAGACCCAGCATGAACTGAACAATCATCACCCAGGAGAGGATTTCATAGGTCAGATGACTGGGTGTTTTGCAGTGGTCGACAGATGTATTTGTAGTCATGTTTTGTGTACTATTCATAGCCGTTTTGGAAGGAGTGTAGGAGAAGTTACAGTCCAAGTTGTAGAAGTCCTATTACATGGAATACCAATTGAAAAGGAAGGATGTGGGTTAAGACAGGTTTCCAGACAGGCATCACACAGTTGAATCCTTCGTTTTGGAGGCGGTTGTGGCTTCCTCTTACCCAGAGTCTTTTCTCTTCACGCAGCAAATCCCCTTCTCACTGTGATCCGTCAAATTCAACAGTCCCCTTCCGAGAGCCTTACATTGATTCTGGAGCTCTGTCAAAACATGCTGAGAAAACATGTGCTGGAAACGCTTCATACGCTGAAAAGAAGTGCTGAAAATAGAGAAGAAAAAGCACCCTGTTTGACTGAGGCTGCAAGCCCTTGTTGAGCAGGGCTGACACAGTTCCTTCAGAGAGGAAGAATTTATAGTCAGCTGGAGGTGTGGTTTAAACACAGGGGCTTTTCTGGCTGAGGAGTAAACAAGAAAGATGCTGGTTTCAATTTTCCACCTCAGAACGGATTATTTCAACAGATGGGCACTTTGATTAAGCAGATAATAATACTGTGATAGCACTACTAGTTTCTATATTACAGAGAATGTGGTAACTGAAAACTACCAGTTCAAGGTGCTCCCTAGCAGAAAATCTTGTGAAATTCCTCAGGTGGTTGTCCACTCGAAACCATCATGCCTGCACATGTCTAGCTTTATGTGTGGATAAGATGATGAATTGTGTGGGAAAAGTCCCACTAAGAAAATGACATATCACGGTTCTCTGAGTATAGAACAATCATGTTTACCTGTAGAGAGACAATTCtgttgaaaagaaacaaaaaaatgaagactgTATTAAACCTGGACGTAGTCTCTAAGACGTCAACAGTAGGTGTCTGAGGAAATAACGCTCCGCTCAGCGTGGAGGCTCAGATCTGCAGTGCCTGACTCCAAAAATGAGTAAAAAGGTAGCTACACAACTAGTTGTTGCTGTCTCCCAGAGTGGCCCTGCCCTTAATTCCACATCACTTTAAGCCTTAATATGCTTTACATTAATGAGGCATGTGGGAATTCAGCCTATGCTATAGTGGGCGAGGAAATAAATGATAGAAAACTTCTATTTGTACTAGTTGtaatacatgtttatttctggtGTTAAGTTGGACTGTTTAATCTGAAGCCCTgttcacactgccctttcaaGGTGAGAATCTTGCTCTGatagtctccctctctgtctgtgtgaaagttacagaggTTTTCTTCTGCCTCTGATCTGCCACTGGAGGCAGTAACGGGCAAGATGGTGTCTTTGTGAATGGGAATGCCGGCAGCACAGGGAAAGAGTGTGTTAGTCTGATGGCGTTCACAGTTTGAAAGCttaacagatccttcactcattaGAAAAAATGAAGAGAAGGGTCCCATACACAGGTATCTTACATGAGGGGAAAACAACTACTGCATTTATACGTAGAAAAGTAgatgtcatcctgtctgtcctaccaacATTTCGCAACATTTCTGGCcaaaaacagcgtctgtcccTGGCAGCGAGAGCCAGGTGGCTTCTGCAGTCGAATGGTGGTGATTATGTGATGCgattcagagcaaaaaactttaactcaccaggTTTTTGTCgccttccactattgtgttgcaGGCATCTTCTCTGGCAGCTTTTATAGAAATAAATCTCCGCCTGtccgagacttcagtgaacttcacccaggaaaaaaaacagcatccctccagACAGGGTCCACAATTTACCTATGGTGATTAGAGCAAAAAAAACGTAGCTTTCCACgatgcatggtgggtcaggtTCTTAATACCAACACAGTTTAACAgcatacatgtatttataaacagtcagcgggTACATCTTTAGATTAAAAGGTGGAAACTGGGGGAAATatgtaaaaatcaaacaaaaaaaatattcacatggTGATGTGTACCATCACTGTTCTAGTTCCACAGCACCTGCATGCTGTATGACATGACACACTTGAGTGGCTTTAAGCCTGCGCTGCCTGATTCAGTGTtaacaaaaaaa
This region of Acanthopagrus latus isolate v.2019 chromosome 22, fAcaLat1.1, whole genome shotgun sequence genomic DNA includes:
- the LOC119012233 gene encoding 12-(S)-hydroxy-5,8,10,14-eicosatetraenoic acid receptor-like, which encodes MNSTQNMTTNTSVDHCKTPSHLTYEILSWVMIVQFMLGLPLNLSVLYIFIFRFKFWKNKAIFLFNIVVADFLLVACLPAKAYHYRHDQRRSSNDVVCKTMLFMLFLNRGASIAFLITLSIDRYFNVVHLGRRNFVKILKKSPQISIFIWLLLLPLTIPTMVKTFECCNSHGRKVETYYHDVTDTFREIVFFIQIVIPFIILVYCTVHIVNRLRKKTVGEKTKLRRAVCVVLSVVVVFSICFLPCAIARAVLLSVRLKEWQTAEDIVVQVYDGLMVLSYMDCLLDPLVYCFCNSGFKNAYITSFCPAVLRERLLKCDYGLRTTTTTSNTHTNTTTSGNRTIILPIIEK